In Candidatus Bathyarchaeota archaeon, the following are encoded in one genomic region:
- a CDS encoding 4Fe-4S dicluster domain-containing protein translates to MEQVQEEKNTNMAFSSVITSRLGGKTITLCYQCGTCASSCPVAKITPRFNPREVIKLSLLGAEKEVLSGDSIWLCCSCYNCQERCPQKVEIADVIYALRNIAFKKGYSPNIYSEFASALLNNGRIVKISQFVENKRPTLGLPPLKPTGVEALRKILSATGFDKLQLKEESQ, encoded by the coding sequence ATGGAACAAGTGCAAGAGGAAAAAAACACTAACATGGCATTCTCCAGTGTAATTACGAGTCGTTTAGGTGGCAAAACAATAACCCTATGTTACCAGTGTGGAACATGCGCTAGCAGTTGCCCAGTGGCTAAAATCACCCCACGTTTCAACCCGAGAGAAGTCATCAAACTGTCACTCCTAGGAGCAGAAAAGGAGGTTCTTTCAGGTGACTCTATATGGCTTTGCTGTTCATGCTACAACTGTCAAGAACGTTGTCCTCAAAAGGTTGAGATAGCCGACGTAATTTACGCCCTGAGAAACATCGCCTTCAAAAAAGGCTACAGCCCGAATATCTATTCGGAGTTTGCATCCGCTCTATTAAACAACGGACGCATAGTAAAGATTTCCCAATTCGTCGAAAATAAAAGACCAACCCTCGGCTTACCTCCCCTTAAACCAACAGGTGTGGAAGCATTGAGAAAAATTCTTTCTGCGACAGGTTTTGACAAACTGCAACTCAAAGAGGAATCACAATGA